The sequence below is a genomic window from Cicer arietinum cultivar CDC Frontier isolate Library 1 chromosome 6, Cicar.CDCFrontier_v2.0, whole genome shotgun sequence.
GCCATTTGTATCAATGGCAGAAATGATGAAAAGATTCCAGTCAAGTACAAGAGACCTGCCAATGCACACTCTATCCCATGTAATTTCATTGATCTACTCCCGTTCACCTTTATATTGTTGCACCTTGGGGTGTTTGAATACCTTTTGACTAATTATTTGTTATGACGCTTGATCCAGATAAAACCAAAACTCACATTGACCAGGCCTAAGGAACCTGAATTTGAGACAACTCAGCGGGTTCGCCCAGCTAGAGTGAAAAGTGCTGCTGAGCTTGAGGAAGAAATGATGGCTAAAATGCCAAAATTTAAGGCTCGACCACTGAATAAGAAGGTATTACATTACATTATTTATTCATAGTCAAATTGTAGTTCTTTTTTAATGCTTAAATTTATGTTTCTCTTTTTTCATGATAGATTATGCAAACTCCAACTTTGCCTCCCTTGCCAAGAAGTGCACCTCAACCACCAGAATTTAAGGTAAACGAGACCTAAGAACAGAGAAGATGTTTATCACAGATATGTGTGTGTGTTGAACTAACATTCCCATTTTCATCAGGAATTTCATCTGGAAACACTGGCTAGGGCTCATCAAAATACAGATTCAGCTTCAAGAGCTTCAACAGAGGTGTCCCATAAGGTATTTTATTAGCTAACAGGGAGAATTCATTAgctttttctttcactttttttCTTCCTGGAAGtcatcttttttgttgttgttgaaacagGAGAATTCATCGAAAGTACATTATAGTGAGCCTAAAACTCCAGTACTCCAAACATTACTAAGGGCCCGCCCAACAACTGTTAAAAGCTCATTAGAAATAGAGGAAGAGGAACTTGAAAAGATCCCTAAATTCAAGGCAAGACCTCTAAATAAGAAGGTAGTTGCCCCAAGCTAACTAAAttgttaaccaatcttaagAATTTTCATTCTATCATTTAGCTAACCAAATAGTATCTTTCAGATCTTTGAAAGTAAAGGGGATATTGGAATTTCTTGCCATACGAAGAAACATGTTACTGAACCTCAAGAATTTCACTTTGCAACAAATGAAAGATTTCCACCACCTGCTGCCGTGGCTGATTTGTTTGACAAGGTGGGTAGTATAGAGTAAAATTTACTATATGGTCCCAAAAAACTTCTAGAATATAAAAGATTGAATATGTATATTCTGTAACCATTTATTTCCGGTACTGTATGATTACTTTTTCAACTTCAAAATCGTTTACTTATTTTTACCGTGTTGCAGCTTTCTTTGAAGTCTGAACCTGCTCGTAATCACAACACAATCCCAAGAACTACAACTCCAAATCCATTCCATCTTCACACCGAGGTTCATTAATTCCCAATTGTTAAAACTTGACTTGTTAAACATTGATTTGGTCCAGTTCTTCTAATACCAACATTCTTGATCATGTGGCAGGAAAGAGGTGCtgagaaagagaaaaaactgCTCATGGATATTTTGCAGAAACAATTTGAGGAGGAAGTAGCAAGGGTTCCGAAGGCTAATCCATACCCTTATACCACTGACTACCCTGTGGTacaaaattttatcaattttgtgGTTCATCTACTTACACAactttttacaatattattaaaactaCCCATACTTTGCAGATCCCACCAAAGCCAGAGCCCAAGCACTGCACTAAACCAGAGCCATTTCAATTGGAGAGCCTAGTGAGACATGAGGAGGAAATGCAGAGGGAACAAGAAGAAAGACTTCGAATGGAAAGAGAGGAAGCAAAAATGAGAAAATTTAAGGCACAACCAATCATAAAAGAGTGAGCAAAACTTTTTTAAGCATCCATATTTTTTCTTaggacttttttttttcttctgagcaTGCATATATTTTCAATGAAGAAATACAAGCAGTGATTCATATTCTTCCTTTCATGGATGTGTTGCTTGCAGGGACCCAATCCCAGTCCCAGAGAAGGTCCGCAAACCTCTTACACAAGTTCAAGAATTCGATTTACATTTGAATATTCGAGCTGTGGATAGAGCACAATTTGATGGGAGGGTAATGAAACAATTCCTTTTTGTCTCAATTGAATTAGGATAGCCTGATAAAACAgaaataaaagtatttattttaccaatactcaaataacttttatttttacagaTTAAGGAGAAAGAAATGATGTACAAACGATACAGAGAGGAGAGTGAAGCAGCACGAATGGTATGAATGATTTATTATATATCCCTTATTGTTGTTAGAGCATA
It includes:
- the LOC101503094 gene encoding protein TPX2, with protein sequence MAVADGTGGGTIIIDETYEFSAPRFFDFTKGESDDEIRRAELWFHTALSYAPSPFMPKIKAGRSITVGTLCDFSEADDMPKTSANVEESSVLESKTQPQSMASKIKEEDEDNKENLTTPSHVISTNKKDDAPCCEVKEESNSTTSVEDSVGKKESDHKGDSLKVLPSVEVGKDACTPNPALRKNVTSSSTISKKLQNSKKVTTNTKTRLQSAAKKSTAGTPHLAQENQAIKKQKLEGGQSRQILNVKPQTYPHNKSKLGYSSSTSKTLKEDRKTYVRETPKTPASAPFVSMAEMMKRFQSSTRDLPMHTLSHIKPKLTLTRPKEPEFETTQRVRPARVKSAAELEEEMMAKMPKFKARPLNKKIMQTPTLPPLPRSAPQPPEFKEFHLETLARAHQNTDSASRASTEVSHKENSSKVHYSEPKTPVLQTLLRARPTTVKSSLEIEEEELEKIPKFKARPLNKKIFESKGDIGISCHTKKHVTEPQEFHFATNERFPPPAAVADLFDKLSLKSEPARNHNTIPRTTTPNPFHLHTEERGAEKEKKLLMDILQKQFEEEVARVPKANPYPYTTDYPVIPPKPEPKHCTKPEPFQLESLVRHEEEMQREQEERLRMEREEAKMRKFKAQPIIKEDPIPVPEKVRKPLTQVQEFDLHLNIRAVDRAQFDGRIKEKEMMYKRYREESEAARMIEEEKAVKQMRRTMVPHARPVPNFDNPFCPQKSSKTTKPKSPNLRVFQRKERRKIFNGPAFSSPATNMR